One segment of Paramormyrops kingsleyae isolate MSU_618 chromosome 8, PKINGS_0.4, whole genome shotgun sequence DNA contains the following:
- the LOC111835884 gene encoding caspase recruitment domain-containing protein 19-like isoform X1 gives MRGETFQKQLLRDSWFLRVDRRMDSRLLDKLIQELNQSSPQILTYAEAHKLQNLDVPTCLRMAELLTHLQGKGEEACHQLYRLLHLHAEDMYFSLPTRTAHPGNTEQANKSPQERFVLNNRGPLFFFSCFGLAVGGALLYYYSDGALWDGARAVLAYTALGLSRPTTSLLLLYAEKLGKNR, from the exons ATGAGAGGAG AAACCTTCCAGAAGCAGCTGCTGAGGGACTCCTGGTTTCTCAGAGTAGATCGCAGAATGGACTCCAGGCTCTTGGATAAACTCATCCAGGAGCTCAACCAGAGCTCCCCTCAGATACTCACATACGCAGAAGCGCATAAA TTACAGAACCTGGATGTGCCCACCTGTTTGCGAATGGCTGAGCTCCTGACACACCTGCAAGGGAAGGGGGAGGAGGCCTGTCACCAGCTGTACCGGCTGCTCCATCTGCACGCGGAGGACATGTATTTCAGCCTGCCCACACGGACCGCTCACCCTG GAAACACAGAGCAAGCTAATAAATCCCCCCAGGAGCGATTTGTACTTAACAACAGGG GTCCTTTGTTTTTCTTCAGCTGCTTTGGCCTTGCAGTAGGGGGCGCTCTACTGTATTACTACAGTG ATGGTGCCCTGTGGGATGGTGCCAGGGCGGTGTTGGCATATACAGCTCTGGGCTTGAGCAGACCAACTACCTCGCTGTTGCTGTTATATGCAGAAAAATTGGGCAAAAATCGTTAG
- the LOC111835884 gene encoding caspase recruitment domain-containing protein 19-like isoform X2 — MDSRLLDKLIQELNQSSPQILTYAEAHKLQNLDVPTCLRMAELLTHLQGKGEEACHQLYRLLHLHAEDMYFSLPTRTAHPGNTEQANKSPQERFVLNNRGPLFFFSCFGLAVGGALLYYYSDGALWDGARAVLAYTALGLSRPTTSLLLLYAEKLGKNR, encoded by the exons ATGGACTCCAGGCTCTTGGATAAACTCATCCAGGAGCTCAACCAGAGCTCCCCTCAGATACTCACATACGCAGAAGCGCATAAA TTACAGAACCTGGATGTGCCCACCTGTTTGCGAATGGCTGAGCTCCTGACACACCTGCAAGGGAAGGGGGAGGAGGCCTGTCACCAGCTGTACCGGCTGCTCCATCTGCACGCGGAGGACATGTATTTCAGCCTGCCCACACGGACCGCTCACCCTG GAAACACAGAGCAAGCTAATAAATCCCCCCAGGAGCGATTTGTACTTAACAACAGGG GTCCTTTGTTTTTCTTCAGCTGCTTTGGCCTTGCAGTAGGGGGCGCTCTACTGTATTACTACAGTG ATGGTGCCCTGTGGGATGGTGCCAGGGCGGTGTTGGCATATACAGCTCTGGGCTTGAGCAGACCAACTACCTCGCTGTTGCTGTTATATGCAGAAAAATTGGGCAAAAATCGTTAG
- the LOC111835881 gene encoding ninjurin-1-like, whose protein sequence is MEVMEMNGELETLRDEAHRRPQQQAGPLNMNHYANKKSAAESMLDVALLMANASQLKTVMEEGSDFTFYYALIGLISISLALQILVGILLIFIVKWDLNDEHKHHKLNVLENLTTALIFLIVVVNIFITAFGVQKPTGRSDVG, encoded by the exons ACTCTTCGTGACGAGGCTCACAGACGTCCACAGCAGCAGGCCGGCCCCCTCAACATGAACCACTACGCTAACAAGAAGAGCGCGGCAGAGAGCATGCTGGATGTAGCCTtgctgatggccaatgcatcaCAGCTGAAGACTGTCATGGAGGAGGGGTCTGATTTTACCTTTTACTATGCACTAATCGGGCTTATCAGCATCTCCCTCGCCCTTCAGATCCTGGTGGGCATCCTCCTCATCTTCATTG TGAAGTGGGACCTTAATGACGAGCATAAGCACCACAAACTGAATGTTCTGGAGAACCTCACCACAGCGCTGATCTTCCTCATTGTGGTGGTGAACATCTTCATCACCGCATTCGGTGTCCAGAAGCCCACAGGACGGTCAGACGTGGGTTGA